AGTTTCTTTAAGGAATTCTTCAAGTGATTGACTGTCAGTTATTTTAGCTTCTACTTTTCTTAATCTTTCCTCTTTTGCAAGTCCTAGGTTATAAGCTTTTTCAGTTAACCTGATATCAGCGTTATCTTGTCTTAAAAGAAGTCTGTATTCTGCACGTGAAGTAAACATTCTGTAAGGTTCTTCAGTTCCCTTTGTAATCAGGTCATCTATCAATACTCCAATATAGGCTTCATCTCTATTAAGGATAAAGTCTCCTTTCTCATGAACTTTATTGTGTGCGTTGATTCCGGCGATTAAACCTTGGCCTGCCGCTTCTTCGTATCCTGTGGTTCCATTGATCTGTCCTGCGAAATATAAATTGTCAATTAATTTTGTTTCCAGGGTATGCTTCAATTGGGTAGGAGGGAAGTAGTCATATTCAATAGCATAACCTGGGCGGAAAACTTTTACATTTTCAAATCCTGGAATATGTCTCATGGCTTTGATCTGTACATCCTCAGGAAGAGAAGAACTAAATCCGTTTACATAGATCTCTACAGTTTTCCATCCTTCCGGTTCTACGAAAAGCTGGTGTCTGTTTCTTTCTGCGAAACGATTAATTTTATCTTCAATACTTGGGCAGTATCTTGGGCCTAAACTTTGGATGGTACCATTAAACATTGGACTTCTATCGAAGCCTTCACGAAGGATATCATGAACCGTTTCGTTGGTATAAACAATATGGCAGCTTAATTGTTTTGTTAATTTCGGAGTATCAAGATAGCTAAACTTTTGAGGATTTTCATCTCCTTTCTGTTCTTCCATTTTAGAATAATCCAAACTTCTTCCGTCTACTCTTGGTGGAGTACCCGTCTTCATTCTTCCTGCTTCGAAACCTAAAGTGACCAATTGTTCGGTAATACCAAACGCTCTAGGTTCACCCATTCTTCCTCCTCCTAATTGTTTATCTCCAACGTGAATTAATCCGTTAAGAAAAGTTCCGTTGGTAAGAACTACAGATTTTCCTTTGATTTCAATTCCTAAAGAACTGATGACTCCGGTTACTTTATTGTTCTCTACAATTAGCTGTTTCACCATATCCTGAAAGAAATCAAGATTGGGAGTATTCTCTAATGCAAGTCGCCATTCTTCCGCGAAAAGCATTCTATCATTTTGGGTTCTTGGGGACCACATGGCAGGACCTTTTGAAAGATTCAGCATCTTGAATTGTATTGCTGATTTGTCTGCTACAATTCCGGAATATCCTCCCATTGCATCAATCTCTCTTACGATCTGTCCTTTTGCGATTCCACCCATTGCGGGGTTGCAACTCATCTGTCCGATGGTCTGCATATTCATTGTAATCAATAGGGTTTTTGAACCCAGGTTGGCTGCTGCTGCTGCTGCTTCACATCCTGCGTGTCCTGCACCTACTACGATCACATCATATATTTCTGAAATCATTTTTATCTCGCTTGTTTAAGCTTTAAACCTTATCTATATTACCAATGTTTCACGTGAAACATTTTTGGAGAATGAACTCTAGGTAAACTTATATTGTTACTAGAATAGAGTACTTTAGATATGGGACTTTAAGTGATTGTTCAATTTCAATTCTTTAAATCCCTGTATTTCGCTAAGTACAAATCTTCCATTCTCCGCATCTCTTTTTCTTCCTCTTCCGTCTTGTCTTTGTAGCCTGCAAGGTGTAAAATACCATGGGCTAAAACCCTTCTTAATTCTTCTTCAGGATCTCGGGAAAGGGTAGAGGCGTTATCAGAAATGCGCTGCAAAGATACGAAAATCTCAGCGCTTATTGTCTTGCCTTTTACATAATCAAAAGTGATGATATCGGTATAATAATCATGCTGTAAATAATCCTGATTAATCTTCAATAGATATTCATCATCACAGAAAATGTAATTGATTTCTCCTAGTTTTTTTCCTTCTGAAAGAATAAGATCTTCCAGCCATTTTTTGTAATCTGTGTTTACCGACTCTGGTAAATTTTCGTAAAAGAATTGTATCATTGTATTAAAACCAGTGTCCTAAAATAACACTGAATATGCCTTTTTGATTGTTTTTTAGTGAGTGGCTGAAGTTTACTTTAATCTGCCCGAAAGGAGATTTATATCCAGCCGTAAGCCCAACTGAACTAAAATTTACTTTAACTGCATCTTCAAATTTAATATCATTTGAAAGGTTGGCAAAGGTAAAGTTTCCGCTGATAAAATAGTTCTTATTGAATTTGAACTGAAGATCATTGGATGCCAATATCACATTATTTGTATGCAACTGTGCAAAATAGAATCCTCCAAAGCTTTTGAAATTAATAATATTTTGTTCGAAAAGTCCTCCCAGTCTATATTGATAATAGGTAGGAAGATGCTCTCCAAGCGTTACACCTCCAAATAAGTTAAGACGGTAGGTAAACTGTTTACCAAGTGGAATATTTACCTTCAAATCTGCCTTTATCTGAACGATTCTTCTCTCTACTTCAGATTTTAAAAGGTCAATTACCTTTCCTTCTGCAGCAAAGTAAACTCCTTTTGTTGGAAATTCCTTATCATCCTGAGTATCGGTCTTCAGAAATACATAAGGATTTAAAAAACGGCTATAACGCCTGTTTTCGCCATTAATTTCAGCTCTGAAGTAGTCATGGCTAATACCACCGCCAATGGCGAATTTATCTTTCCAAATAGACTGTATATAAGCTTCATTTCTGGCCCATTCCCATTTGTCGATAACATAATTATCTGCATTCTTCAGATCAAAGCTCATTCCAGAAGAATAAATACCAAATCCGGGAATATATCCGTTATCAATAAAATAGTTTACATAATATCTGAGCTTGTCACCCACAATTACATCTACAGAAAGGTTAGAGTTTTTGAATAAAAGTCTCTTTGCAGAGTAGTTTAATAGCAATCCAGTTTTAAAAACTTCATCATAATGCAATCCAAATCTTAAGAAATGTCGGGCGTCATCTTCCGTTACATAAAGCTTTAGATAATTGGCATCATTCTCCTGAACGATATCATAGTTGATGAATTTGTAATTATTTGTTGCAACAAGCTTATCAATCATCTTATTGATACTGCCATAGGTTTGTAAAGAGGGTAGGCGCAGTCCCATTTTCCCAAGCGTATAGTTTTTGCCAAAGATTTTGCTTCCTTCAATGGAGATGCTGTCTATCTTATATACATTGGAATATATTGGATTTACGCGCTGTCTAAGACGGTCAAATGGACGTTTGGGTAATTGATCGAGAACCTGAGTATATTTTAAACCTTCTACGTAGCCACTGTCAAGGATTTTTTTCTTGTCATCATAGCTTGTGGCAGACATTCCTTTAAGGTTAGGCTTAATATTGATATCCGTATACTGATATTGTTTTTTTGTATCCCTTTTTATTCCAAAGTCAATAACCTGATTCAGAATTGAAATAATATTGTTTAAATCCTCTCTTTTTGAAAGATCCTGGTTAAGATCCACTCCGATAACGACATCAATTCCTTTGTCTTTTAACGGCTTTGAGGGATAGTTTACCGTCATAGCTCCATCAATATAAATACTGTCCCCTATTTTAATAGGATCCATTAAAGAAGGGAAAGCAGAACTCGCCATTATAGATTGTACCAGATCTCCCTTTTCAAAGATTTGCATATTTCCACTTTCAAGGTTGGTAGCAACACATAAAAAAGGGATTGGCATTTTTGAAAAGTCCTCAATATTGGAAACATTTTTGAAAAGTTCCTTTAGAAGATAAACATTTCTCTGGCCTGTACTGATAGAGGAGGGAAGTGTAATTTTTCCATTTTTCAATGGAATAGATAAAAGATATTTGTCCACAGACTTATTGAAGAAACTTGCTTCCTGTCTTGATTTTGGATCCATGATTAAGGAATAGAAATCTGTATCCATAACGATTTTTTCTATTTCCTTTCCGGAATATCCGGAAGCATATAGACCACCAACGATGGCTCCCATGCTTGTTCCGGCAATATAATCCACCTTTACTCCCAAAGAATCTAATACCTTTAGTACTCCGACATGTGAAAAACCTTTGGCACCACCACCGGCTAGCGATAGTCCTATTTTGGGGTTCTTCGGAATTACTAAGTCTTTTTTTACCTGAGAGTTGAACAATAGCAATTGGAATACGAAAAGAAGAATCAGGAGTTTTCTCATAGTTAATCTTTTATATAAATCCGTTTCACCCGAGGTGAAATGGAAGTTAATACTTCATAGGTTATAGTTTTGCAGTAGCCTGCGAATTCTTTTAAACTTGGTTGGGCATTGAAGACCGTTACAGTATCTCCTTCCTTTACGTGAGGAGCATTTTCTACGTTAATCATCATCATGTCCATGCAGATATTTCCAACAATGGGTACCAATGTCTTATTGACTCCCAAGTGGCCTACCTGATTTCCAATCAATCTTGGAATACCATCAGCATATCCAACAGGGATCGTTGCAATCTTAGTCTTATGATCTGCCTTATATTTTCTGCTGTAGCCTACAGATTCTCCACTTTCAACCATAGAAATCTGAGAGATAACTGTTTTAAAACTTACAACAGATTGTAATTGTTTCTGTATTTCACTGTCTGGTGACTCTCCAAGCATTCCAATACCAATTCTCACCATATCATGCTGATGATCCGTATAGCTTGTAATTCCAGATGAATTTAAAATATGTCGGATAGGAGCGTAGCCTAATTTTTCAGTTAAATAACTAGAGTTTTTTTCAAAAACCTCCAGCTGCTTTAAAGTAAATTCTTTCTCTTCAGGCATGTCTGAGGAAGATAGGTGACTGAACATACTTTGAACTTTAAGATTTTTCTGGCTTAAAATCTCGCTTAATTGGTCCAGCTCAAAGTCTTTAAATCCAAGACGATGCATTCCCGTTTCCAGTTTGATGTGGATAGGGTACTTTTTATCATATCCGGATTTTTGTACCGCTTCATAGAAAAGCTCCAATACCCTGAAACTGTAAATTTCAGGTTCCAGATTATATTCAATGATTGTTTGATAACTGTGCTGCTCAGGGTTCATCACAATAATAGGAGTGGTGATCCCTTTTTTACGAAGCTCAACACCTTCATCAGCATAAGCCACCCCAAGATAATCGATATGGTGGTGCTGTAGAAATTCTGATACCTCATAGCTGCCAAGTCCATAAGCATTAGCTTTCACCATGGCCATCATTTTGGTACCGGGCTTTAGTAATGATTTATGGTAATTGATATTATGAAGAATAGCATTCAGATTAACTTCCAGAACCGTATCGTGTTTTCTGAGTTCAAGAATATCTTTAAGCTTCTCTATTTCAAATTTTCTCGCTCCTTTTAGAAGGATGATTTGATTTTCTATTTCAGAAAGGTGTTTACTTTCAATAAGTTCCTTAGTGTCTATGAAAGTATAAGTTTTAGACTTAAATAATTCACTGGATTTTGAAATTTCATCACCAATTAAGAAGACAGAATCAAAATGCTGATCATTCACCAATTCGGAAACTTCTTCATAGAGTTCCTGAGAATTAGTATTCACTCCTAAAATATCCGTTAAAACCAATGACTTTTTAGGTTTATTGTATTCATTTAAAAATTGCAGGGCAGTTTTCAAAGAATCGAGGTCAAGGTTAAATGAATCATTGATGACAATATTGCCCTTAATTCCTTCGATGGCTTCAAGCCTCATTTCAACGGCCTTTAAAAGGTTGATTTTTTCAACGATCTTTTTATTTTCGATTCCTAGCTCCTTAAGAACGGCGATAAGCGCTGTAGCATTAGTTAACGTCGCTTCGTCTCTTTGGTGGGCAGGAAAACTGATTTCTTCACCAAAATATTCCACAATGATGTTTTCATCCTTGGAAATATTGTTTTTGATGAAGACCTGATTTCCTTCTTTAAATCCGTAAGAGATTAATTTCTTATCTGAATATAAATTTTTGATTTTTTCATCTACCAAAGGATGGTCATCATTATAAATGATCACTTCAGAATCCTTAAAAAGTCTGATCTTATCATCTATCAATTCTTCCTCAGAAGAAAAGTTGGCAGCATGGGCAGTTCCTATGTGGGTTAACAATCCGATTTGTGGATGGAAAATGTTTTCAAGTTTTTCCATTTCATGCGGCTTGGAAATTCCTACCTCAAAAATTCCCAGTTGATGAGATTCGTTAATTTGAAGTAAGGAAAGAGGGAGCCCAATTTGAGAATTAAAACTCTTTGGACTTTTTACAGTAGGAAACTCATTCCATAAACATTGATAAAGCCATTCCTTTACAATGGTTTTACCATTACTTCCAGTAATTCCAATAGATCGCAAATGAGAATTTTCAAAGTGATACTTTGCTAATTGCTGAAGAAAATCCACGGAATTTTTAACAATAATCCAGGTTACATTTTCAAACTGTGGATATTGATGTTCGGAAATAATGATATTGATTCCTCTATCAATGGCAGATTCAATGAACTTTTCACCAGAATTTTTATGGGTATTAATGGCAATAAACGCAGTATTCTTAGTTGAATAAATAATCCTGCTGTCATAAGCTATGTTTTTAACCATTAAATTATTGTCTCCAATAACCTGTGAATTGGTGATATCTGCAATTTGATGTACTGTATAGTTCATTGGTGCCCTTTCTGCTTTATTTTTGGCGAAACCGCAAAAATGCAAAGAAGTTAGAAAAGCTTATTTCTCCCTTTTTGAAATTTTACAAAATTGCTTTTTCGTTTTTCATTTATTAATATTCTGTGAATGTATTTTACCGGCTACAATATTTTATAGCTTTTTTGCAATTTTAATTTTTATATGTACTACTTCCTTTTAGAAAGTACTTCATCAATAAATACACGGCGGCTTACTGCTTCGTAGCTTTCAGTCTCTCCCAATTCTACCAGATCATCTCCTTGAGAAGTTCTCATAGAATAGTTAGCGAGATTACCTGTTCTCTTGCAAATAGCATGCACTTTTGTTACGTACTCTGCCGTAGCCATAAGATTAGGCATTGGCCCAAAGGGGCGTCCCAAAAAGTCCATGTCCAATCCTGCAACAACTACTCTTACGCCGCTATTGGCCAGTTGATTAGCAATCTCAACAATACTTTCATCAAAAAACTGAGCTTCATCTATCCCTACTACATCACAATTGGATGCCAGCAGAAGAATTTCATTCGGGTTCTCTACTGCACTGCTGCGTATTTTATTCTGATTATGAGAAACTACATCTTCCTCAGAATACCGGATATCCAGTTTCGGTTTAAAAATTTCCACATTTTGTCCTGCCATTTCAGCTCTCCGTAATCTTCGGATCAACTCCTCGGTTTTACCCGAAAACATAGAGCCACAAATCACTTCCATCCAACCACTTTGTTTGGAATGATTAATTGTATTTTCTAAAAACATTTGTTAAATTAGCCGTATATTTTCAAAATCAAAAGTAAGCAATTTTAATAAGAATCTTATTATGCAAAATATCCAAGATTTAAAGGAAAAAATTTTTTTTGAATCCAAGAATATCATTGATAATCTGGACAAAATAAATAATGTAGACGAGTTACTTTCCAAGCAAGATCTTGTAGATGAGCTTGCTAACAGGATTTCTTTTTTGAAACTGCTGGAAAAAAACATTGAATATTTCATAGCAGACGAACAAGTTAAATATTCGGACAATCATTCCAATTCTTTTGCTTCAGGAGAACAGGAACATCATGATTCCGGTAATGAAGTAACGGAGGAGGAAGCGATTTTTAATAATGAGCTAAATGAAATTGATGAGCACGAAAATGACAATTTTATTGTCGGATCCGATGAAGAAGAAGTTGTTTTCAATAGTCAATTGAATGAGATTGATGAAAATGAACATTCCATTGCTCCGGATGCAATTCTGAGTTTTGTAGACGAAGAGAAAATTCTTTCAGATGCTAAACCTGATTCAGATGAGGATATTAATGAAGATATGTTTAGTGATGACGTTACAGAAGAAGAGGCAATATTCAACAATCAACTGAATGAAATAGACGTTGATGATGAATCCGAAGAA
This genomic interval from Chryseobacterium joostei contains the following:
- a CDS encoding patatin-like phospholipase family protein, whose amino-acid sequence is MRKLLILLFVFQLLLFNSQVKKDLVIPKNPKIGLSLAGGGAKGFSHVGVLKVLDSLGVKVDYIAGTSMGAIVGGLYASGYSGKEIEKIVMDTDFYSLIMDPKSRQEASFFNKSVDKYLLSIPLKNGKITLPSSISTGQRNVYLLKELFKNVSNIEDFSKMPIPFLCVATNLESGNMQIFEKGDLVQSIMASSAFPSLMDPIKIGDSIYIDGAMTVNYPSKPLKDKGIDVVIGVDLNQDLSKREDLNNIISILNQVIDFGIKRDTKKQYQYTDINIKPNLKGMSATSYDDKKKILDSGYVEGLKYTQVLDQLPKRPFDRLRQRVNPIYSNVYKIDSISIEGSKIFGKNYTLGKMGLRLPSLQTYGSINKMIDKLVATNNYKFINYDIVQENDANYLKLYVTEDDARHFLRFGLHYDEVFKTGLLLNYSAKRLLFKNSNLSVDVIVGDKLRYYVNYFIDNGYIPGFGIYSSGMSFDLKNADNYVIDKWEWARNEAYIQSIWKDKFAIGGGISHDYFRAEINGENRRYSRFLNPYVFLKTDTQDDKEFPTKGVYFAAEGKVIDLLKSEVERRIVQIKADLKVNIPLGKQFTYRLNLFGGVTLGEHLPTYYQYRLGGLFEQNIINFKSFGGFYFAQLHTNNVILASNDLQFKFNKNYFISGNFTFANLSNDIKFEDAVKVNFSSVGLTAGYKSPFGQIKVNFSHSLKNNQKGIFSVILGHWF
- the ybeY gene encoding rRNA maturation RNase YbeY, which produces MIQFFYENLPESVNTDYKKWLEDLILSEGKKLGEINYIFCDDEYLLKINQDYLQHDYYTDIITFDYVKGKTISAEIFVSLQRISDNASTLSRDPEEELRRVLAHGILHLAGYKDKTEEEEKEMRRMEDLYLAKYRDLKN
- a CDS encoding bifunctional UDP-N-acetylmuramoyl-tripeptide:D-alanyl-D-alanine ligase/alanine racemase, which encodes MNYTVHQIADITNSQVIGDNNLMVKNIAYDSRIIYSTKNTAFIAINTHKNSGEKFIESAIDRGINIIISEHQYPQFENVTWIIVKNSVDFLQQLAKYHFENSHLRSIGITGSNGKTIVKEWLYQCLWNEFPTVKSPKSFNSQIGLPLSLLQINESHQLGIFEVGISKPHEMEKLENIFHPQIGLLTHIGTAHAANFSSEEELIDDKIRLFKDSEVIIYNDDHPLVDEKIKNLYSDKKLISYGFKEGNQVFIKNNISKDENIIVEYFGEEISFPAHQRDEATLTNATALIAVLKELGIENKKIVEKINLLKAVEMRLEAIEGIKGNIVINDSFNLDLDSLKTALQFLNEYNKPKKSLVLTDILGVNTNSQELYEEVSELVNDQHFDSVFLIGDEISKSSELFKSKTYTFIDTKELIESKHLSEIENQIILLKGARKFEIEKLKDILELRKHDTVLEVNLNAILHNINYHKSLLKPGTKMMAMVKANAYGLGSYEVSEFLQHHHIDYLGVAYADEGVELRKKGITTPIIVMNPEQHSYQTIIEYNLEPEIYSFRVLELFYEAVQKSGYDKKYPIHIKLETGMHRLGFKDFELDQLSEILSQKNLKVQSMFSHLSSSDMPEEKEFTLKQLEVFEKNSSYLTEKLGYAPIRHILNSSGITSYTDHQHDMVRIGIGMLGESPDSEIQKQLQSVVSFKTVISQISMVESGESVGYSRKYKADHKTKIATIPVGYADGIPRLIGNQVGHLGVNKTLVPIVGNICMDMMMINVENAPHVKEGDTVTVFNAQPSLKEFAGYCKTITYEVLTSISPRVKRIYIKD
- a CDS encoding thymidine kinase, which translates into the protein MFLENTINHSKQSGWMEVICGSMFSGKTEELIRRLRRAEMAGQNVEIFKPKLDIRYSEEDVVSHNQNKIRSSAVENPNEILLLASNCDVVGIDEAQFFDESIVEIANQLANSGVRVVVAGLDMDFLGRPFGPMPNLMATAEYVTKVHAICKRTGNLANYSMRTSQGDDLVELGETESYEAVSRRVFIDEVLSKRK
- the mnmG gene encoding tRNA uridine-5-carboxymethylaminomethyl(34) synthesis enzyme MnmG, encoding MISEIYDVIVVGAGHAGCEAAAAAANLGSKTLLITMNMQTIGQMSCNPAMGGIAKGQIVREIDAMGGYSGIVADKSAIQFKMLNLSKGPAMWSPRTQNDRMLFAEEWRLALENTPNLDFFQDMVKQLIVENNKVTGVISSLGIEIKGKSVVLTNGTFLNGLIHVGDKQLGGGRMGEPRAFGITEQLVTLGFEAGRMKTGTPPRVDGRSLDYSKMEEQKGDENPQKFSYLDTPKLTKQLSCHIVYTNETVHDILREGFDRSPMFNGTIQSLGPRYCPSIEDKINRFAERNRHQLFVEPEGWKTVEIYVNGFSSSLPEDVQIKAMRHIPGFENVKVFRPGYAIEYDYFPPTQLKHTLETKLIDNLYFAGQINGTTGYEEAAGQGLIAGINAHNKVHEKGDFILNRDEAYIGVLIDDLITKGTEEPYRMFTSRAEYRLLLRQDNADIRLTEKAYNLGLAKEERLRKVEAKITDSQSLEEFLKETSLKPGVINPILESVESNPVDQAYRAAQILTRPNITLEKLDEIDFIKEISSQYNDEVREQAQINIKYRGYIEKEKENVAKLNRLENIKIPEDFDYMKLSSLSAEAKQKMSNVRPKTIAQAGRISGVSPADINVLLVYLGR